The Acidicapsa acidisoli genome contains a region encoding:
- a CDS encoding PAS domain S-box protein yields the protein MSLIEDKTRPESRVVASAPEHEVFDRNPDPALEELVRLAAVLSGADYAYLGWLDSRKLWFKCTYGFLAREQERTTTACQWMMQQGAPLLLRDTAEDSRFRAEGVELENALPCRSYLGIPLIGPGNRIIGTLAVLAIEPGRFSPEHISLISILARQAVTRVELYNRTAAQEQAQRSRQRLERALAIERNFVSATLDSIPALVAVLDTAGRMVRFNRPAEELTGLKLGEIVGRPFVEEVLVEREARGWAQDKVALASAGQTVGPYENLWRTAHGSPRRVSWTLRPLIGPGIGSGIGPGSGTGAGLGLDAGTEVQYLIVSGRDVTGQRQAEQALLTSETRYKQVVENSLGFVFTCTLEGRLTSLNTYTAESLGYRTEDLIGKPLSGLLSKAGLESFAESLKTVIKTGEYQGTIPILSKDGSERQIAFRSRRMDIPSNSSFVLTHGMDVTEQNDAGDQLNLVRRQRELILAAVGDGIYGMDLEGKFSFINPAAAKMLGYTAEEMRGKDIHELIHHSHADGTQHSKANCPILLGLRRREGVRIRDDVFWRKDGTTIPVEYIASPLIDEGAIAGMVVAFQDVSERRRLEKMKDEFISTVSHELRTPLTSLRASLGLISSGSLDKRPEKQKQMLEVAIGNCDRLVRLVNDILDFERVEKGGMPLHCEVLQAGDILRRAADVEHEAALKAQITFRFDTPSKVLVYVDQDRILQVLAELVSNAIKFSPPQTIIKLTAQALKRNLERKSESGLDEVCIIIEDQGRGIPQDKLDMIFERFQQGDASDSRALGGTGLGLAICRRIVQQHGGRIWAESEPGKGSRFLFTVPAGKVESKTESATAP from the coding sequence ATGTCTCTAATTGAAGATAAAACCCGGCCGGAAAGCCGAGTTGTGGCTTCGGCTCCGGAGCACGAGGTCTTCGACCGTAATCCGGACCCCGCTCTGGAGGAGCTGGTGCGGCTGGCGGCGGTGCTTTCGGGCGCGGACTATGCGTACCTGGGCTGGCTGGATTCCCGCAAGTTGTGGTTCAAGTGCACCTATGGCTTTTTGGCGCGGGAGCAGGAGCGGACGACGACAGCCTGCCAATGGATGATGCAGCAGGGCGCACCGTTGCTTTTGCGGGACACGGCTGAGGACAGCCGTTTTCGGGCCGAAGGGGTCGAGCTGGAGAATGCGCTACCCTGCCGGTCGTATCTTGGCATTCCGCTGATTGGGCCGGGAAACAGGATTATCGGAACTCTGGCGGTATTGGCGATTGAGCCCGGACGTTTCAGCCCGGAGCACATCAGCCTGATCAGCATTCTGGCGCGCCAGGCGGTGACACGGGTTGAGTTATACAACCGGACTGCGGCGCAGGAACAGGCGCAACGTTCCCGGCAGCGGCTGGAACGGGCGCTTGCGATTGAGCGGAATTTTGTGTCTGCGACGCTGGATTCGATTCCGGCGCTGGTTGCGGTGCTGGATACGGCGGGGCGGATGGTGCGGTTTAATCGCCCGGCGGAAGAATTGACCGGATTGAAGCTTGGCGAGATTGTAGGCCGGCCGTTTGTGGAAGAAGTTCTGGTGGAGCGCGAGGCCAGAGGCTGGGCGCAGGACAAGGTTGCGCTGGCGTCTGCGGGGCAGACGGTTGGACCTTATGAGAATTTGTGGCGGACCGCGCACGGTTCGCCGCGAAGGGTCAGTTGGACCCTGCGGCCCTTGATTGGACCGGGGATTGGATCTGGAATTGGGCCCGGCAGTGGAACGGGTGCTGGCTTGGGACTCGACGCGGGGACCGAGGTGCAGTACCTGATTGTCAGTGGCCGGGATGTGACCGGGCAGCGGCAGGCAGAGCAGGCGCTGCTGACGAGCGAGACGCGGTATAAACAAGTGGTCGAGAACAGTCTTGGTTTCGTTTTTACCTGTACGCTGGAGGGCCGGCTGACGTCGTTGAACACGTATACGGCGGAAAGTCTCGGGTATCGTACGGAGGACCTGATCGGGAAGCCTCTCTCGGGCCTCTTGAGCAAGGCGGGGTTGGAGAGCTTTGCCGAGAGTCTGAAGACGGTGATCAAGACCGGCGAATACCAGGGAACGATTCCGATTCTGAGCAAGGACGGAAGTGAGCGCCAGATTGCTTTTCGCAGCCGCCGGATGGATATACCCAGCAACTCCTCTTTTGTGCTGACGCACGGGATGGATGTGACCGAGCAGAATGACGCCGGAGATCAGCTCAACCTGGTGAGACGTCAGCGGGAGTTAATTCTGGCCGCGGTCGGCGATGGCATTTACGGGATGGATCTGGAAGGAAAATTTAGTTTTATCAATCCAGCCGCGGCGAAAATGCTGGGCTACACAGCAGAAGAGATGCGCGGAAAAGATATTCACGAGTTGATTCACCACAGTCATGCCGATGGCACCCAGCATTCCAAGGCGAACTGCCCCATTCTCCTTGGATTGCGACGCCGGGAGGGAGTTCGCATTCGAGATGATGTCTTCTGGCGAAAAGATGGGACCACGATTCCTGTGGAATATATTGCAAGTCCATTGATTGATGAAGGGGCAATTGCCGGTATGGTAGTAGCTTTCCAAGACGTATCAGAACGACGTCGGCTTGAGAAGATGAAGGACGAATTCATCTCCACTGTGAGCCATGAGCTGCGCACCCCACTGACTTCCCTGCGCGCATCGCTGGGACTGATCTCTTCCGGCTCGCTGGACAAGCGCCCGGAGAAGCAGAAACAGATGCTTGAGGTCGCGATCGGCAATTGCGACCGGCTGGTGCGGCTGGTCAACGACATTCTGGACTTTGAACGCGTGGAGAAAGGCGGTATGCCGCTGCACTGCGAGGTGCTGCAGGCGGGCGACATTCTTCGACGCGCGGCAGATGTCGAACATGAGGCGGCGCTCAAAGCGCAGATCACTTTTCGATTTGATACGCCATCGAAGGTGCTGGTTTATGTGGACCAGGATCGCATTTTGCAGGTGCTCGCGGAGCTGGTTTCCAATGCAATCAAGTTTTCACCTCCGCAGACGATCATCAAACTGACGGCACAGGCGCTTAAGCGCAACCTTGAGCGTAAGTCTGAGAGCGGTCTGGATGAGGTTTGCATCATCATTGAGGACCAGGGGCGCGGGATTCCGCAGGACAAGCTGGATATGATCTTTGAACGATTCCAGCAAGGCGATGCGTCCGACTCGCGGGCGCTGGGTGGAACGGGATTGGGTCTGGCGATATGCCGCCGGATCGTGCAGCAGCATGGAGGCCGCATCTGGGCCGAAAGCGAACCGGGTAAGGGCAGCCGGTTCCTTTTTACGGTGCCTGCGGGCAAGGTGGAAAGCAAGACAGAATCTGCAACAGCGCCGTGA
- a CDS encoding YybH family protein → MAGSPALVRQAMGQVLGSGVLTPGAATDVPNPLADTTMRPGKAILFDLEAKFAKATAEGGGKAFATWFAEDGVSLANGQAPVHGRDAIAKQATWSPKDYQLLWTPTDAVMSATGDMGYTWGHYEGHSRDADGNSKVTSGRYLTIWRKEPDGAWKVVLDASNDEPANAGDCCKLPPGQ, encoded by the coding sequence ATGGCGGGATCGCCTGCTCTCGTCCGGCAGGCGATGGGCCAGGTGCTGGGCAGCGGCGTGCTTACGCCGGGGGCTGCGACGGATGTCCCGAACCCGCTGGCGGATACGACGATGAGACCCGGAAAAGCGATTCTCTTCGACCTCGAGGCGAAGTTTGCCAAAGCAACGGCTGAGGGCGGGGGCAAGGCCTTTGCGACCTGGTTTGCCGAGGACGGGGTGTCGCTGGCAAACGGCCAGGCGCCGGTTCATGGACGCGATGCTATTGCCAAACAAGCTACCTGGTCTCCGAAGGATTACCAGCTTTTGTGGACTCCGACGGATGCGGTGATGAGCGCGACCGGAGACATGGGCTACACGTGGGGTCACTATGAAGGACACAGCCGCGATGCGGATGGTAACTCGAAGGTTACGTCGGGGCGCTATCTGACCATTTGGCGAAAAGAGCCGGATGGCGCGTGGAAGGTTGTGCTGGACGCGAGCAACGATGAACCAGCCAACGCGGGCGACTGCTGCAAGCTGCCGCCTGGCCAGTAA
- the dxs gene encoding 1-deoxy-D-xylulose-5-phosphate synthase — protein MATLLDTIQSAQDLKRLTPAQLETLAAEIREFLIHTLSRTGGHLGPNLGVVELTMALHIAFNTPEDKITMDVSHQAYVHKILTGRRQQFDTIRQPGGLNGFMLRTESEHDAYGAGHAGTALSAALGMAVARDLNGGSNHVVALAGDAAFTNGISYEALNNIAEQTKRLIVVLNDNEWSIDRNVGAIAGYFHRIVTNERYKHLHDSATRLLERFGGKAVVHVARKAEEAAKGMLWPSMLFEEFGLKYYGPIDGHNLPLLIETFKFLKTENRPVLLHVLTQKGKGFQPALDGQKKFHGLGPYNPATGETKPVGQVTYSEVFADTLVQLANEDEKVVAITAAMPNGTALDHFRPHHPKRYFDVGIAEEHAVIFAAGMATQGFKPVCAIYSTFLQRAFDPIVHDVCLQKLPVVFCMDRAGLSGDDGPTHHGLFDIGYLRDIPEIVVMAPKDEDELADMMLTALQIPGPSAIRYPRGVVAGVARKPRPALLPVGKAEVLANGSDVAIFGLGPMIVMAQELASRLDSEGYSAAVINPRFIKPLDLEAIERFARRASAFVTFEDHVLSGGFGSAIIEALNQLGLSVPVVRIGWPDQFIEHGKVDQLRARYGITADAAYAQLQPWLAGIRHRTRVAI, from the coding sequence ATGGCGACACTGTTAGACACCATCCAATCGGCGCAGGATCTGAAGCGCCTCACCCCCGCTCAACTGGAAACCCTGGCGGCCGAGATCCGCGAGTTTCTGATCCACACGCTGTCCCGCACCGGAGGTCACCTCGGCCCCAACCTCGGCGTGGTCGAGCTCACCATGGCCCTGCACATCGCCTTCAACACCCCGGAAGACAAGATAACCATGGACGTCAGCCACCAGGCCTACGTCCACAAGATCCTCACCGGCCGTCGTCAACAATTTGATACCATCCGCCAGCCCGGCGGCCTCAACGGCTTCATGCTGCGCACCGAGAGCGAGCACGACGCCTATGGAGCCGGCCACGCAGGCACCGCACTCTCCGCCGCCCTCGGTATGGCCGTGGCCCGCGACCTCAACGGCGGCAGCAACCACGTCGTCGCCCTCGCCGGAGACGCCGCCTTCACCAACGGCATCTCATACGAGGCGCTCAATAACATTGCCGAGCAGACCAAGCGCCTGATCGTCGTTCTCAATGACAACGAGTGGTCCATCGACCGCAACGTCGGTGCAATCGCCGGATACTTCCATCGCATCGTCACCAACGAGCGCTACAAGCACCTCCACGACTCCGCCACCCGCCTGCTCGAACGCTTCGGCGGCAAAGCTGTCGTCCATGTCGCCCGCAAAGCCGAAGAAGCAGCTAAAGGCATGCTCTGGCCCTCCATGCTATTCGAGGAATTCGGCCTCAAATACTACGGCCCCATCGACGGCCACAATCTCCCGCTGCTCATCGAGACCTTCAAATTCCTCAAGACAGAAAACAGGCCCGTCCTCCTGCACGTCTTGACACAAAAAGGCAAAGGCTTCCAGCCAGCCCTCGACGGCCAGAAGAAATTCCACGGTCTCGGCCCGTACAACCCCGCAACCGGCGAAACAAAGCCCGTTGGACAGGTCACCTACTCCGAAGTCTTCGCCGATACCCTCGTTCAACTCGCCAACGAGGACGAAAAAGTCGTCGCCATCACCGCAGCCATGCCCAACGGCACCGCGCTCGACCACTTCCGGCCGCACCATCCCAAGCGCTACTTCGATGTCGGCATCGCCGAGGAGCACGCCGTCATCTTCGCCGCCGGAATGGCCACCCAGGGCTTCAAGCCTGTCTGCGCCATTTACTCGACATTCCTCCAGCGCGCTTTTGATCCCATCGTCCACGACGTCTGCCTGCAAAAGCTGCCCGTCGTCTTCTGCATGGACCGTGCCGGCCTCTCAGGCGACGACGGCCCCACCCATCACGGCCTCTTCGACATCGGCTATCTGCGTGACATTCCCGAGATCGTCGTCATGGCTCCCAAAGACGAAGACGAACTGGCCGACATGATGCTAACCGCCCTGCAAATCCCCGGCCCCAGCGCCATTCGCTACCCTCGCGGAGTCGTCGCCGGCGTCGCTCGCAAACCCCGCCCCGCGCTACTGCCCGTCGGCAAAGCCGAGGTGCTGGCGAATGGCTCCGACGTGGCTATCTTTGGCCTCGGTCCCATGATCGTCATGGCGCAGGAACTTGCCTCGCGCCTCGACAGCGAGGGCTACTCCGCCGCAGTCATCAACCCGCGCTTCATTAAGCCTCTCGACCTCGAAGCCATCGAACGATTCGCTCGCCGCGCCAGCGCCTTCGTGACCTTTGAAGATCACGTTCTCAGCGGCGGCTTCGGCTCTGCGATCATCGAAGCGCTGAACCAGCTCGGGCTTAGCGTTCCCGTAGTTCGCATCGGCTGGCCAGACCAGTTCATCGAACACGGCAAAGTCGACCAGCTTCGCGCCCGCTACGGCATCACCGCCGACGCCGCGTATGCGCAGCTCCAGCCTTGGCTGGCTGGGATCAGGCATCGCACGCGTGTCGCAATCTGA